The genomic window AATCTACTTCTTTAGCAAATTTATCGGCAAGTATAGCTGCAGCTGGGATTTCGATCATAATACCAACTTCAATATTATCTGAAACAGCAATGCCTTCATTTTTCAAGTTTTGTTTTTCTTCAAGCAACATAGCTTTAGCTTTACGGAACTCTCCTAAAGTTGCAATCATTGGGAACATGATACGTAATTTACCAAAGACAGAAGCACGCAATAATGCACGCAATTGTGTTTTAAACATATCTGGTTCTGCTAAACAAATATGGATTGCACGGTATCCTAAAAATGGATTCATCTCGTGAGGCAAAGTTAAGTAAGGTAGTTCCTTGTCCCCTCCGATATCCATCGTTCTAACGACAACAGCTTTGTCACCCATACCTTCTAAAATCGTTTTATAAGCTTCAAATTGTGCATCTTCAGTTGGAAAGTCAGGTGAATCCATATAAAGAAATTCAGTACGGTATAAACCAATGGCTTCTCCACCGTTTTCTTTAACACCAACTAAGTCTTTAGGTGTCCCAATATTAGCAGCTAATTCAATGTGTTTTCCATCAGCAGTATAGGTTTTTTCATTTTTCAACTTATTCCATTCTGCTTTTTGATTTTCAAATTGATTTGCTTTTTCTTCGTAAAAGGAAATATCGGTTTCATTTGGATGAACTAATACGTCACCTTCTAAACCATCAACAATAATGACATCTCCTTCTTCAACTAAGTCTGTAATAGACTTAGTCCCAACGATTGCTGGGATTTCAAGAGAACGCGCCATAATTGCTGAGTGAGAAGTACGTCCACCAATATCTGTGACAAAAGCTTTAACATACTTACGGTTTAATTGAGCTGTGTCACTTGGAGTTAAGTCATGTGCGATAACGATTACTTCTTCATCAATCAATGCTGGGCTTGGTAATCTTACCCCTAGAAGATGACTTAATACACGCTTGGTAACATCTTTAATATCGGCAGCACGTTCTTGCATGTAAGGATTATCCTCCATACCTTCAAAGACACTGATAAACGTATCTGTGACTTCTTTAAGTGCGCTTTCAGCATTTACTTTATTGTCGCTTATGTTGCTTTCGATACTCCCAATTAACTCAGGATCAGAAAGAACCATTAAATGTGCATCAAAAACTTGAGCTTCTTTTTCGCCTAAAGCTTTAACAGCTTTAGCACGAATCAGCTCAAGTTCTTTAGTTGCTTTATTCAAGGCATTTTTTAAACGGTCTATTTCTGAATCAGAATCATCAACTGAGATTTTGTCGAAAGATAAATTGGGCTCAACAAGAAGATAGACCTTTGCTGTAGCAATGCCATCGCTCGCTGCGATCCCTTTTAATTTTTCAACCATTACTCAGCTAAACCTTCTTTCTTCATTGTCTCTTCAATACTTGAAATTGCTTCTGCTTCATCAGTACCATTTGCACTAATAACAACTTCTGCACCTTGGCCAACGCCTAATGACATTACACCCATGATAGATTTTAAATTTACAGATTTACCTTTATATTCAAGATTAATATCTGAATTAAATTTGCTAGCTGTTTGCACCAATAAAGTTGCAGGACGTGCATGAATCCCTGTTTCAGCTATTACGTGAAAATCGCGTTTTTCCATAATGTTTGATCTCCTTTTAATAAAAAAAATTTTATTAAAGTTTTTTCTAAGTAGTTATTGTCTAAACACTTTTACATAAAGAACGCACTACTTAAAAATAACTTTTTCTTCTTTATAATGTTACCATTTTAAACAAGATTCTACAACTACTTTCTATCTTTTCTTTGTAGAATTTCGTTTATTACTCATTTAATCAATTGATTTATACTGATAACTAACCTCACCATAATGGTTTGCCGTACCAATAAGTGAATTTTTTTTCGGATGATTTAACCAGATTTCTCTAAATATCATAAAATCTTCTTTTTTTATAAATATTTCGTCTGTCTTTCCACTAATCAATTTTTCAATATTTTCTGTAATTTGGCTACTATCCATCTCAGATATCATTTCCCCTCTAAAGTGAAAGCATATTTATTAAGGACTAATTGTACTCTAATTTTTTATTAAAAGATAGAGCACTATACTTGAATGTCAGACAAGGTCAGTGTATAATAAATTGAAAGGTCAGAAAAGGTCAAAAAAATCTTTCTACCTTTTACAAAATTAATTACTGGAAGGATGTGTGCTATATGTTGTGTCAAAATTGTCAACAGCTAGATGCAAACATTCATTTGTACACAAACATGAATGGTCAAAAAGGCCAATTAGATATTTGTCAAAATTGTTATAATCTATTAAAGGAAGCTAATGGTAAAGGAAATAGACAAGACAATCGTCAAACTCTTCAAGAACCTTTTGGTATAAGTAATTTAGATGACTTTTTCCGCTCTATCAGTTTACCTGAGCGTGGTAATCAAAATACTCCATCAAATAAAAATAATGGCTATAATGAAAGTGTATACCCTCCTACAAATAAAATAGGCGGTCTTTTGGGAGAATTTGGGATAAACGTAACAACCTTAGCTAGAGATGGTGCTATTGATCCTGTTATTGGGCGAGACAATGAAATTAATCGCGTGATTGAAATATTAAATCGACGTACTAAAAATAACCCTGTTTTAATTGGCGAACCTGGTGTTGGTAAAACAGCTATAGTTGAAGGTTTAGCTTTAAAAATCATAGATGCTGAAGTACCTGAAAAATTAATGAACAAACAAGTTATTCAGTTAGATGTTGCTTCTTTAGTACAAGGAACAGGTGTCCGAGGACAATTTGAAGAAAGAATGCAGCAATTAATGGATGAAATGAAAAAAAATCCAAAAGTTATTCTTTTTATCGATGAAGTACATGAAATTGTAGGGGCTGGTAGCGCAGAAGGCAGCATGGATGCAGGTAATATGCTAAAGCCGGCTTTAGCTCGTGGTGAACTTCAAATGGTTGGAGCAACTACACTGAAAGAATATCGCTCTATTGAAAAAGATGCAGCTTTAGAGCGTCGTTTACAGCCTGTTCAAGTACGTGAACCTTCCATAAAAGAAACGATTGATATTTTAGAAGGAATTAAAAGTAAATACGAAGACTATCATCAAGTTTCTTACACAGATGAAGCAATTAAAAATGCCGTTTTATTATCTAGTCGGTATATCCAAGATCGTTTTTTACCAGATAAAGCGATTGATTTACTTGATGAATCAGGTTCTAAAAAGAACTTAACCATAAAAGTGATGGATCCAAAACTTATTGAAGATAAACTAGTTGAGACTGCTCAACAAAAACAAGCTGCATTAAAAGAAGAAGATTATGAAAAAGCTGCATTCTATCGAGATCAAGCTATTAAGCTCGCAGCTATGCGTGAAAAACAAACGATTCAATCACAAGAGCGACCTATTGTAACTGAAAAAGATATGGTTCAGATTATTGAAACAAAAACCAATATTCCAGTTGGTGAACTTAAAGCTAAAGAGCAATCTCAACTTAAAAGCTTAGAATCAGACTTACGTAAGCAAGTTATAGGTCAAAATCAAGCAATTGAAAAAATTTCAAAAGCTATTCGAAGAAGTAGAATTGGTTTAAATAAAAAAAATCGTCCAATTGGTTCGTTTTTATTTGTCGGACCAACAGGAGTCGGAAAGACAGAATTAGCTAAACAATTAGCTTTAGAAATGTTTGGTAATAAAGAGGCTCATATTCGTTTTGACATGAGTGAATATATGGAAAAGCATAGTGTTTCTAAGTTAATCGGTTCTCCTCCAGGATACGTAGGATACGACGAAGCAGGACAACTTACTGAAAAAGTACGACGTAATCCTTATAGTATATTGCTCTTAGATGAAATCGAAAAAGCTCATCCTGATGTTTTACACATGTTCTTACAAATTCTAGAGGACGGTCGTTTAACGGATGCACAAGGCCGTACAGTTAGTTTTAAAGATACTATCATCATCATGACGAGTAGTGCAGGAAGTGGTTCTATAGAAGCAAATGTCGGCTTTTCCGCTGCCACTAAAGGGAATCAAAAATCTGTATTGAATCATTTGACCGATTTCTTCAAACCTGAATTTATTAACCGTTTTGATGCAATCGTAGAGTTTAACACTTTGGAATACGAGCATTTACTTGTGATTGTTGATTTAATGTTACGAGATGTCAACGAGATGCTTAAAGATCAAGGAATTAGTTTAGAAGTTGATCAACTTGCTAAGAAGAAATTAGTCGACTTAGGATACGACCTTCAATTAGGCGCTCGCCCATTGCGTCGCGTTATTCAAGAACAAATAGAAGATCGAATCGCTGATTTCTATATTGATTATCCTGAAATAAAAGATCTACTTGCCTCAATAAATGATAAAGGTGATATTATCCTTACCTCTAAAGAGGAAGTTTCTGCATTTACAAAAGCTAATCAAACTACCAACTAATCGACTACTATTTAGCCAAGTAAGAGGATGTTTAGAATTTAATCTAGACATCCTCTTACTTGCATACTCTTTTACCCTATGATTAATCCTTTTTCATTCAATTAATATACTTTGAATTTACTACTTATTCATTATATAATAGTCTCAATCTACTAGATTTAAAAAAAGAGGTGAAAAAATGAAGCTTATTGACGTTACCAATAGCCATATAGATTTAGTAACCGAGCAATTAGGGAGTACTGATGCAAACTTTATAAAAGTTTATACATTAGGACCGACAACTGTAATTTTTTCAGGAGCTCCTACTCATGAAGATGTTCTGTTATTAAACAAGCACCGGAATATAAAAAATGCTGAGATAAAATATGCCATAGATAATATCTTAAAGACAACTCTAGATAAAGCAGAAATTTTACATGCGCCTAACATTGTTGAGTTATCTATACTAGTAGAGCAATAATACGTTCTTGCTGATTTATTTATAAAAAATAGTAAAGCTATAACCCCATACAGAAACTACTATACGGGGTTTCTAGCTTTACTATTTTTTTAACCAAATTTATTTTATAACAAGGATGTTAGTTCTACATTTGGATACTTATCTGCAAACCAGTGCATAGCAAACTGATTCTCAAACAAGAACAATGGTTGGTCAAAACGGTCCCGAACGAGTAAATTCCGACTAGATGACATACTAGTATCTAATTGTTCTGGTTTAATCCACCGTGCGATTTTATTCCCTATCGGAGTCATAATTACTTCTGATTTGTATTCATGAAGCATTCTATACTGAAAGACTTCAAATTGTAGCTGTCCTACTGCTCCTAAAATGTAGTCTTCTGTATGGAACGTTTTGTACAATTGAATAGCACCTTCTTGTACCAATTGTTGAACACCTTTATGGAATGATTTTTGTTTCATTACATTTTTAGCAGAAACTTTCATAAAAATCTCAGGTGTGAATTGCGGTAACTTTTCAAATTCAACACATTTCTTACCTTCAAAAATAGTATCTCCAATTTGAAAGTTACCTGTGTCGTACAAACCAATAATATCTCCAGCAACCGCTCTTTGAACCATTTCCCGACTCTCAGCCATAAATTGAGTTGAGTTAGATAATTTTATTTTCTTTTTTGTTCTAGCAAGAGTTACATCCATTCCTCGTTCAAACTCACCTGAACAAATCCGAATAAAAGCTATACGATCTCGATGAGCAGGATTCATATTCGCTTGTATTTTAAAAATAAAACCTGAAAATTCGTCATTTGTCGCTGGTACTTTATTACCTGATATATCTTTATGAGAAGATGGACTAGGTGCGAAGTTCAAGAAAGTATCTAAGAATGTTTGAACTCCAAAATTAGTTAATGCGGATCCAAAGAACACGGGTGTTAATTGCCCGTTTATAATTTTCTCTTCAGAAAAGTCATTTCCAGCTTCATTTAATAATTCTATATCGTCTAAAGCTTGATCATATAAAGAAGATTTCTTTATAGGATGGTCTCCTTCTATTTTACCTTCTGCATTTAACTCAACAATTTTCTCACCATTTATTCCATTTATATCAGGATGATGAATTTCAATTCGTTTATTGTAGTTATCATATAGTCCTAATAAACCTCTACCCATTCCAATAGGCCAATTCATAGGGTAAGAATCGATTTTCAAAACTTCTTCTAGTTCCTCTAGTAGTTCTAACGGTTCTTTACCATCGCGATCAAGCTTGTTAATGAAAGTGAAAATTGGAATACCACGCATACGACAAACTTGGAATAGCTTCTTGGTTTGAGGCTCAATTCCTTTTCCGCTATCAATAACCATGACCGCACTATCTACAGCCATTAATGTTCTATAGGTATCTTCTGAAAAATCTTCGTGCCCAGGTGTATCTAAAATATTAATTTTCTTTCCTTGGTATTCAAACTGCATAACTGAACTAGTAACAGAAATTCCACGTTGTTTTTCTATTTCCATCCAGTCAGAAGTTGCAAATTTCCCTGTTTTTTTACCCTTTACTGTCCCTGCTTGACGGATTGCCCCACCAAACAACAAAAGTTGTTCAGTAATTGTTGTTTTACCAGCATCCGGATGGGAGATAATCGCAAATGTTTTTCTTGCTTCTACTTCGTCTTTTAATTTTTGTTCCATATTAGCATCCCTCATTTAAATCATTATTTAGTAGTTTTTTTAGTGGTTTTACTTAATGGCATGCACCTACATGTCAACACCCTTTTCTATTACACTCTTTTTTAACTATAATCTAAATAATTATAGCACACTCATTAAGATTTTTTTATTTATTATTAAAACCATATTCCCCTACGTAATCCTTTATCGACCAAATATTCTTTTTTTCTAGCGCAGCAGCTTGTTCTGCCTCTTTTAAATCATTAAGATAGATTTCTTGCCCTTTTTCATAACCTACTCTCGCTAATCCTTCTCGCACTAGTCCTTCTTGAACTAGTTCTCCATCAGCAAATAGGTAGGCTAGTATACGTCCATATTGATCTTCTTGTTTTTGAGTCACTTCATATTCTACTGATAAGTTTTTCCCTGTCAAAAAATCTGTTAAAAATTCTTTTGATTCTTTACCAAATGGTTGAACTTTATCTGTTTTAGTTGTCGTACTTTCAGGAGTATCTATTAGGAGTAAACGCATTTTTTTACTTTCGCCATTTTCATTAAATACAATCGTATCTCCATCGATTACTCTTTCTAGTTCTATCGCTAGTTTTTGATTTTCAACTCCTGTTGATGAATTCTTTGTTGAAGAGTCTGATATAGCATACCCTCCAGTCAAAGCAATGAGTAAGGCTAGTATAGAGGAGACTATTTTTTTCACTCTATTCACATCCTTCACATAGTTATTGCTCACTCTTATTCTCATTATATTATTTAATAAAAACAAAAAAAGAAGAAAGGACTACAGCTCCCCCCTCCTTTAAGATACCAAACTATCTTCTAAATTATTTTCCAGCTAATTTTCTTTCTTGTTCTACTGCTGCTTGAGCTAAAATATTCAAGTAATTCCAAGGACGATCAAAGTGTGGCTGGAAGAAGAAATCAACATACGCTAAATCTTCAATAGTCATCTTATTTTGAATAGCTAAAGAAAGAGTATTAGCAGATTGAGTTACATCGTATTTCGACATAAGTTGTCCACCTACGATACGATTTGTTCCTACTTCGTAGACTAATTGCATTAAGACTTCTTCAGTTGTTGGCATAAATTCCGGACGATAGTTGTCTTTGACCAAAACTGAGCGAACATCTAAATCAAAGTGCGGTGCGCCACTTGTCGTTACACCTGTTGAGCCAATATTAAAACCAAATAAATACAATCCAGATGTTGATTGAGTGCCTCTGTATCTTACTTTAGGTTCTATAATATTTTTACCTACTAATGTACCCATACGAACAGCATTTGTGGCTAAAGGAATATAAGCATGTCCGCCATTAGGATTGTAGTTTACTGCACAGCTATCTCCTGCAGCATAAATATCAGGATTGCTCGTTCTCATGTAATCATCTACAATGATAGCTCCATTTGGTAACATATCGACTCGACCTTTTAGTAAATCGTTGTTAGGACGGAATCCTACACACATAACGACTAAATCTGTTTCATACTCACCTTGTGCAGTTGAAACAGATACAACTTCTCCAGCTTCATTGGCGTTAAATCCATTAACAGATTGATTTAATGCTAATTTAATTCCGCGTTCTCGTAAGTCTGCTTCTAGCACATCCGTAAATTCTTTATCAAGATATTTATTTAAAATACGATCTAAACCATCAATTAGTGTCACTTCTTTACCAGACTCAGCAAAAGCTTCAACTAATTCAATACCAATATAACCACCACCAACGATTGTGATTTTTTTAGCATCTTTTGATTTAGCAATTAAGTCATTTGCTTGGTTATAATTTTTGCACAATAGGATATTTTTGTGATCAATACCTGGAATTGGTGGGATGATTGGCCAAGAACCTGTTGTATTGACTAATTTGTCATATGACTCTTCAAATACTTCACCCGTTAAAATGTTTTCAACAACTACTTTTTTAGCAACTGTATCAATCTCTTTAACATTGTGTTCCATTTTAACCGTTGCACCCATAGATGCTAATTCTTCAGGATTTGA from Carnobacterium iners includes these protein-coding regions:
- the ptsP gene encoding phosphoenolpyruvate--protein phosphotransferase, which codes for MVEKLKGIAASDGIATAKVYLLVEPNLSFDKISVDDSDSEIDRLKNALNKATKELELIRAKAVKALGEKEAQVFDAHLMVLSDPELIGSIESNISDNKVNAESALKEVTDTFISVFEGMEDNPYMQERAADIKDVTKRVLSHLLGVRLPSPALIDEEVIVIAHDLTPSDTAQLNRKYVKAFVTDIGGRTSHSAIMARSLEIPAIVGTKSITDLVEEGDVIIVDGLEGDVLVHPNETDISFYEEKANQFENQKAEWNKLKNEKTYTADGKHIELAANIGTPKDLVGVKENGGEAIGLYRTEFLYMDSPDFPTEDAQFEAYKTILEGMGDKAVVVRTMDIGGDKELPYLTLPHEMNPFLGYRAIHICLAEPDMFKTQLRALLRASVFGKLRIMFPMIATLGEFRKAKAMLLEEKQNLKNEGIAVSDNIEVGIMIEIPAAAILADKFAKEVDFFSIGTNDLIQYTMAADRMNEQVSYLYQPYNPSILRLIKGVIDASHKEGKWTGMCGEMAGDQTAVPLLMGLGLDEFSMSASSILKTRSLMKRLDSTKMAELADKAINDCDTAEEVVSLVTEYTK
- a CDS encoding phosphocarrier protein HPr, whose amino-acid sequence is MEKRDFHVIAETGIHARPATLLVQTASKFNSDINLEYKGKSVNLKSIMGVMSLGVGQGAEVVISANGTDEAEAISSIEETMKKEGLAE
- a CDS encoding ATP-dependent Clp protease ATP-binding subunit: MLCQNCQQLDANIHLYTNMNGQKGQLDICQNCYNLLKEANGKGNRQDNRQTLQEPFGISNLDDFFRSISLPERGNQNTPSNKNNGYNESVYPPTNKIGGLLGEFGINVTTLARDGAIDPVIGRDNEINRVIEILNRRTKNNPVLIGEPGVGKTAIVEGLALKIIDAEVPEKLMNKQVIQLDVASLVQGTGVRGQFEERMQQLMDEMKKNPKVILFIDEVHEIVGAGSAEGSMDAGNMLKPALARGELQMVGATTLKEYRSIEKDAALERRLQPVQVREPSIKETIDILEGIKSKYEDYHQVSYTDEAIKNAVLLSSRYIQDRFLPDKAIDLLDESGSKKNLTIKVMDPKLIEDKLVETAQQKQAALKEEDYEKAAFYRDQAIKLAAMREKQTIQSQERPIVTEKDMVQIIETKTNIPVGELKAKEQSQLKSLESDLRKQVIGQNQAIEKISKAIRRSRIGLNKKNRPIGSFLFVGPTGVGKTELAKQLALEMFGNKEAHIRFDMSEYMEKHSVSKLIGSPPGYVGYDEAGQLTEKVRRNPYSILLLDEIEKAHPDVLHMFLQILEDGRLTDAQGRTVSFKDTIIIMTSSAGSGSIEANVGFSAATKGNQKSVLNHLTDFFKPEFINRFDAIVEFNTLEYEHLLVIVDLMLRDVNEMLKDQGISLEVDQLAKKKLVDLGYDLQLGARPLRRVIQEQIEDRIADFYIDYPEIKDLLASINDKGDIILTSKEEVSAFTKANQTTN
- a CDS encoding DUF1827 family protein, with the protein product MKLIDVTNSHIDLVTEQLGSTDANFIKVYTLGPTTVIFSGAPTHEDVLLLNKHRNIKNAEIKYAIDNILKTTLDKAEILHAPNIVELSILVEQ
- a CDS encoding peptide chain release factor 3, encoding MEQKLKDEVEARKTFAIISHPDAGKTTITEQLLLFGGAIRQAGTVKGKKTGKFATSDWMEIEKQRGISVTSSVMQFEYQGKKINILDTPGHEDFSEDTYRTLMAVDSAVMVIDSGKGIEPQTKKLFQVCRMRGIPIFTFINKLDRDGKEPLELLEELEEVLKIDSYPMNWPIGMGRGLLGLYDNYNKRIEIHHPDINGINGEKIVELNAEGKIEGDHPIKKSSLYDQALDDIELLNEAGNDFSEEKIINGQLTPVFFGSALTNFGVQTFLDTFLNFAPSPSSHKDISGNKVPATNDEFSGFIFKIQANMNPAHRDRIAFIRICSGEFERGMDVTLARTKKKIKLSNSTQFMAESREMVQRAVAGDIIGLYDTGNFQIGDTIFEGKKCVEFEKLPQFTPEIFMKVSAKNVMKQKSFHKGVQQLVQEGAIQLYKTFHTEDYILGAVGQLQFEVFQYRMLHEYKSEVIMTPIGNKIARWIKPEQLDTSMSSSRNLLVRDRFDQPLFLFENQFAMHWFADKYPNVELTSLL
- a CDS encoding thermonuclease family protein; this encodes MKKIVSSILALLIALTGGYAISDSSTKNSSTGVENQKLAIELERVIDGDTIVFNENGESKKMRLLLIDTPESTTTKTDKVQPFGKESKEFLTDFLTGKNLSVEYEVTQKQEDQYGRILAYLFADGELVQEGLVREGLARVGYEKGQEIYLNDLKEAEQAAALEKKNIWSIKDYVGEYGFNNK
- a CDS encoding FAD-dependent oxidoreductase, encoding MKVIVIGCTHAGTSAVKTILNDNPSIEVAVFERNDNISFLSCGIALYVGGVVKDPTGLFYSNPEELASMGATVKMEHNVKEIDTVAKKVVVENILTGEVFEESYDKLVNTTGSWPIIPPIPGIDHKNILLCKNYNQANDLIAKSKDAKKITIVGGGYIGIELVEAFAESGKEVTLIDGLDRILNKYLDKEFTDVLEADLRERGIKLALNQSVNGFNANEAGEVVSVSTAQGEYETDLVVMCVGFRPNNDLLKGRVDMLPNGAIIVDDYMRTSNPDIYAAGDSCAVNYNPNGGHAYIPLATNAVRMGTLVGKNIIEPKVRYRGTQSTSGLYLFGFNIGSTGVTTSGAPHFDLDVRSVLVKDNYRPEFMPTTEEVLMQLVYEVGTNRIVGGQLMSKYDVTQSANTLSLAIQNKMTIEDLAYVDFFFQPHFDRPWNYLNILAQAAVEQERKLAGK